A single region of the Desulfovibrionales bacterium genome encodes:
- a CDS encoding efflux RND transporter periplasmic adaptor subunit yields MQLNGTVYEPFKWSMLWAALLGGLLLGGCDRRQQSPPPPVPEVATVTIQPQKVVLTAELPGRTSAYLIAEIRPQVSGLIQKRLFREGSDVKAGQVLYQIDPAPFQAALDNARAALDRAEANMPSIRLRVDRYRDLLADKAVSQQDYDDASAALKQAEADIQYCKANVEMARINLGYTRVIAPISGRIGRSNVTDGALVTAHQPLALATIQQLDPIYVDVAQSTTELQRLRRCLEDGRLNQNGTNQSKVKLILEDGTAYPWEGALQFRDVTVDPTTGSVILRVVFRNPKGVLLPGMFVRAVVKEGVNERAILIPQQAVSRDPKGNPFALIVDGEGKVGQRMLTLDRAIGDQWLVSAGLAPNERVIVEGMQKTQPGAAVKAVPFDAGRKEAVPASTAQPAAKSK; encoded by the coding sequence ATGCAACTCAACGGAACTGTTTATGAACCATTTAAATGGAGTATGCTTTGGGCGGCGCTGTTAGGCGGCCTTTTGCTGGGCGGCTGCGACCGCCGGCAGCAATCTCCGCCGCCCCCTGTCCCGGAAGTAGCCACGGTGACAATCCAGCCGCAAAAGGTCGTGCTGACCGCTGAATTACCGGGCCGCACATCCGCCTATCTCATTGCGGAAATCCGGCCCCAGGTCAGCGGCCTCATCCAGAAACGCCTGTTCCGGGAAGGTTCCGATGTCAAGGCCGGACAGGTGCTTTATCAGATCGATCCTGCCCCCTTTCAGGCGGCGCTCGACAATGCCAGGGCCGCCCTCGACAGAGCCGAGGCCAATATGCCCTCGATCCGTTTGAGGGTTGATCGCTACCGGGACTTGCTCGCCGACAAAGCAGTAAGCCAGCAGGACTACGACGATGCCTCGGCTGCCCTGAAGCAGGCTGAGGCTGATATTCAGTATTGTAAGGCGAACGTAGAGATGGCCCGTATCAATCTGGGCTACACCCGCGTCATCGCCCCCATCTCCGGCCGCATCGGCAGATCCAACGTAACGGATGGGGCGCTGGTGACGGCGCATCAGCCGCTGGCCCTGGCAACCATTCAACAACTGGACCCCATTTACGTGGATGTGGCCCAATCCACCACCGAACTGCAGCGATTGAGGCGCTGCCTGGAGGACGGCCGCCTCAATCAAAACGGAACGAACCAGAGCAAGGTCAAGCTCATCCTGGAAGACGGCACGGCGTATCCATGGGAAGGGGCGCTCCAGTTTCGCGACGTCACGGTGGACCCTACTACCGGGTCCGTCATCCTGCGGGTTGTCTTTCGCAATCCAAAAGGCGTTCTCCTGCCGGGCATGTTCGTCCGGGCGGTGGTGAAAGAAGGCGTCAATGAACGGGCCATCCTGATTCCTCAGCAGGCCGTGTCACGCGATCCAAAGGGAAACCCCTTCGCGCTGATCGTGGACGGCGAGGGAAAGGTTGGGCAGAGGATGCTCACTCTCGACCGAGCCATCGGCGACCAATGGCTGGTCTCAGCAGGGCTTGCACCCAACGAGCGTGTGATCGTCGAGGGTATGCAAAAAACGCAGCCCGGCGCTGCTGTGAAGGCGGTTCCTTTTGACGCAGGTCGGAAAGAAGCAGTCCCCGCGAGTACGGCCCAACCGGCCGCAAAATCGAAGTGA
- a CDS encoding TolC family protein: MIRVKFAFLGHVLTLLAAVLTFNSPAAAREYSLDDLYRIALERAERIKISEEDLYITERGKDKALAVLLPRLSAFGDYTRYSDDKTSASGFIIQPEDSTSWGLRLDQTLSLSGREVTAFKISKENIEKSRHDLYAAKEEYLFGVSSAYYDVLKAQKAAEIARANVERLTTHRDAASIRLKVGEVTKTALLRAEAELSGAQSERVKAENSLKLAKAVLARQAGISEDYELKESGVKAETFKDRSLVSLKEEAITERAEAKSLDLQKKLAEEQVRYVRGAYWPTVSVEGVYSREEDSPASSFALEETTYGGIRLNFPFFEGGLRRAEVKEAESRQRQSELIYEDLKKTINIEVENAYLDLITQREILKSLEDQLAFARDNYNATSKQFEFGLANSIDVMDANTLLVTSERQLAEARLNYQLADLRLKRTTGTLLKTATSGQ, from the coding sequence ATGATCAGAGTAAAGTTTGCCTTCCTGGGACATGTATTAACCCTTCTGGCGGCGGTTCTGACATTTAACAGCCCGGCCGCAGCCCGGGAGTATTCACTCGACGACCTCTACCGCATTGCCCTGGAGCGCGCAGAACGGATAAAGATATCAGAGGAAGACCTCTATATCACAGAAAGAGGTAAAGACAAGGCCCTTGCCGTGCTGCTGCCCAGGCTTTCCGCCTTTGGGGATTACACGCGGTATAGCGATGACAAAACCTCGGCCTCAGGTTTCATCATCCAACCCGAAGATTCTACGTCATGGGGGTTAAGGCTCGACCAGACGTTATCTTTAAGCGGCCGGGAAGTCACCGCCTTTAAAATATCAAAGGAAAACATAGAAAAAAGCCGGCATGACCTTTATGCAGCGAAAGAGGAATATCTTTTTGGAGTCTCCTCGGCCTATTACGATGTCCTCAAGGCCCAAAAGGCCGCGGAGATCGCCAGGGCCAATGTAGAGAGGTTGACCACGCACAGGGATGCCGCCTCCATAAGGCTCAAGGTAGGCGAAGTAACCAAGACCGCCCTCCTCCGGGCAGAAGCAGAGTTATCCGGCGCGCAGTCGGAACGGGTAAAGGCAGAAAACAGTCTCAAGTTAGCAAAGGCGGTGCTGGCCCGGCAAGCGGGGATAAGCGAAGACTACGAGCTTAAAGAGTCCGGTGTCAAGGCCGAAACCTTCAAAGACCGTTCTCTCGTCTCACTAAAAGAAGAGGCCATCACCGAACGAGCAGAGGCGAAGTCTCTCGATCTCCAGAAGAAATTGGCAGAAGAGCAGGTCCGATATGTACGGGGGGCCTACTGGCCAACCGTTTCTGTCGAGGGGGTTTATTCGAGGGAAGAGGACAGCCCGGCCTCTTCCTTTGCCCTGGAAGAAACCACTTATGGCGGGATCAGGTTAAACTTCCCTTTCTTTGAGGGCGGGCTTAGAAGGGCGGAGGTGAAAGAGGCAGAGTCCAGACAAAGACAATCTGAACTCATCTATGAAGATTTAAAGAAGACCATAAATATAGAAGTGGAGAATGCCTACCTGGACCTGATAACCCAAAGGGAAATCCTGAAATCCCTTGAAGACCAGCTCGCCTTTGCCAGGGATAACTACAATGCCACCTCCAAACAGTTTGAGTTCGGCCTGGCCAATAGTATAGATGTGATGGACGCCAACACCCTGCTGGTCACCTCAGAAAGGCAGTTGGCAGAGGCAAGACTTAACTATCAGTTGGCAGACTTGCGACTGAAGCGGACCACGGGGACGCTGTTAAAGACAGCAACCAGCGGTCAGTAG
- a CDS encoding TetR/AcrR family transcriptional regulator: protein MNRRKAPESKKIILEAAGEVFAERGYSGTTIREVARRADISIGGIYIYFQNKEELYLELTRDHMETFRKHTEMLSDKEPLAALKALIEYHLDYAIKNTGLISMHIKEYDLEFKKNLKKTFFDSQQRLVTGILKKGVMQGIFKDINCEETAKVILFSLRGATMDYLFGQIRDLKKYGESLYRLMLNGIRRAA, encoded by the coding sequence ATGAACAGACGTAAAGCACCTGAATCGAAAAAAATTATCCTCGAGGCGGCCGGCGAGGTCTTCGCCGAAAGGGGTTACTCAGGGACCACTATCCGGGAGGTCGCCCGGCGGGCCGATATAAGTATCGGGGGCATCTATATTTATTTTCAGAATAAGGAAGAACTTTATCTCGAACTCACGCGTGACCACATGGAAACCTTCCGGAAGCACACTGAGATGCTCAGCGATAAAGAACCTCTCGCCGCTCTAAAGGCCTTGATAGAATACCACCTGGATTACGCTATCAAAAATACCGGCCTGATCTCCATGCACATCAAAGAGTACGACCTGGAATTTAAAAAAAACCTCAAAAAGACCTTCTTTGACTCACAGCAACGGCTGGTCACGGGCATACTCAAAAAAGGGGTCATGCAAGGAATATTTAAAGATATCAACTGCGAAGAGACGGCAAAAGTTATACTTTTCAGCCTGAGGGGGGCCACTATGGATTATCTCTTCGGTCAGATCAGAGACTTAAAAAAATACGGCGAGTCTCTTTACCGGTTGATGCTAAACGGGATAAGGAGAGCGGCATGA
- a CDS encoding cytochrome c3 family protein: MKRILVWLVICVFLFADNLHAGPYTSSAHGDSAYGVSRRSIAQYAGGHCAHCHEQHASIDGDEPEPVDGEPSKWCLFANNFNTSAISNPYWQRDNLCFFCHYSGAGSLQNPAFNNYSYSYTFGGALSLTSPDNIFDAFYSPSYHNMKDIYDFITGARGSHINFADFPVDSNPCSGCHNVHIARRNKAYPGNPSYTAISRPSHHTGLWGDDDPSERMSSYGANYQPPKYYNKTGGELEPDGISNDRTIQAGKTPDYITFCTDCHNATNTIESTTLGRAVKKIDWSQSVHGIQDSWKRLDTDERKSPYSAVNQNYVLTCTDCHEPHGSPNYGYLVRKGVNGGITDVSANTNTDWNTLCSKCHTHSHSMHPCINCHYHGAEHMQGRPIF, from the coding sequence ATGAAGCGTATTTTGGTATGGCTCGTTATCTGTGTCTTTTTATTCGCTGATAATCTTCATGCCGGACCTTATACCAGTTCGGCGCACGGCGATAGCGCCTATGGTGTGAGCAGGAGGAGCATAGCCCAATACGCCGGGGGACATTGTGCGCATTGCCATGAGCAACACGCCAGTATAGACGGGGACGAGCCGGAACCGGTGGATGGTGAGCCGTCTAAATGGTGTCTATTTGCCAATAACTTTAATACGAGCGCCATTTCAAATCCGTACTGGCAGAGGGATAATCTCTGCTTCTTTTGCCATTATTCAGGGGCTGGTTCTTTGCAAAATCCGGCCTTTAATAATTACAGTTACAGCTATACCTTTGGCGGGGCGCTAAGCCTTACAAGTCCTGATAATATCTTCGACGCATTTTATAGCCCTTCTTATCATAATATGAAGGATATATATGACTTCATCACCGGTGCCCGCGGCAGCCATATAAATTTTGCCGACTTCCCTGTTGACAGTAACCCATGCTCCGGCTGCCATAATGTCCACATTGCCAGGAGAAATAAGGCGTACCCGGGGAATCCTTCATATACGGCCATCTCCCGCCCTTCGCATCATACCGGTCTCTGGGGTGATGATGATCCCTCTGAGCGCATGAGCTCTTATGGCGCAAATTACCAACCTCCAAAATATTACAATAAAACAGGGGGTGAGCTAGAGCCCGACGGGATCAGTAATGACCGGACGATACAGGCAGGAAAAACTCCTGATTACATAACGTTCTGTACCGATTGCCACAATGCCACTAATACAATCGAGAGCACTACTCTGGGGAGGGCCGTGAAAAAAATCGATTGGTCTCAAAGTGTTCACGGGATTCAAGATAGCTGGAAGCGGCTCGATACGGATGAGAGGAAATCACCTTATAGCGCCGTCAATCAGAACTATGTCCTGACTTGCACGGACTGCCATGAACCGCACGGTTCGCCTAATTACGGCTACCTTGTACGGAAGGGGGTTAATGGCGGCATTACCGATGTAAGCGCCAACACTAATACTGACTGGAACACCCTTTGCAGTAAGTGTCATACCCATTCACATTCAATGCATCCTTGCATTAACTGCCACTATCATGGCGCTGAACATATGCAGGGCAGACCGATATTTTGA
- a CDS encoding VOC family protein → MIKFNGINHLAMVTGDMDKTIRFWRDLLGMRLVAGLGRPGYRHYFFQISGNDLIAFFEWPGVKPVEEKDHGRPVTGPVVFDHVSFGVETGEDLWEIKDRLAAADVWVTEVIDHGFFHSIYAFDPNGIPIEFSHNVEGIDIRKNPVMADSAPSAVTREGAGPQPDKWPQAESPTPLADRRVYPGYGSELWNRKNSLESKE, encoded by the coding sequence ATGATAAAATTCAATGGGATTAATCACCTGGCGATGGTCACCGGAGACATGGATAAGACCATCCGCTTCTGGAGAGATTTACTGGGCATGAGATTGGTGGCCGGGCTGGGGCGACCCGGCTACAGGCATTACTTTTTCCAGATCTCAGGAAACGATCTGATCGCATTTTTTGAGTGGCCCGGAGTCAAGCCTGTTGAGGAAAAAGATCACGGCCGACCGGTCACAGGTCCTGTCGTCTTTGACCATGTCTCCTTTGGCGTAGAAACCGGGGAAGACCTCTGGGAAATAAAAGATAGACTCGCTGCAGCCGATGTCTGGGTGACGGAGGTAATCGACCACGGCTTTTTCCACTCGATCTACGCCTTTGACCCCAACGGCATCCCCATTGAGTTCAGCCATAACGTAGAGGGTATAGATATTCGGAAGAATCCGGTGATGGCAGATTCCGCTCCCTCTGCTGTAACCCGGGAAGGCGCAGGGCCCCAACCTGATAAATGGCCACAGGCAGAAAGTCCGACTCCGCTGGCAGATCGCAGGGTCTATCCCGGCTATGGGAGCGAGCTATGGAATAGAAAAAACAGCCTTGAAAGCAAGGAATAA
- a CDS encoding patatin-like phospholipase family protein has product MDKARIYLTSLFMVFILVVASCAPVQVQPPVKPARIALVLGSGSSKGFAHIGVLKILENNHIPIHFIVGTSAGSFVGSFYAYGYNAYQLQKIAFSVEKGDIIDLTVPDNGFIRGERLEGYINKTFNNTPIEKLRIPFYAVATDIQSGQEVVFGRGNTGQAVRASCSIPGIFRPVSISDRMYVDGGVVSPVAVDAARRLGADIVIAVDISSDAGGKQPESTIETILQSIGIMYSRLACTQLLRADVVIAPKVGYIASSDFSKRHEAILEGEKAAIEALPKIKDLITRLRQEGRLE; this is encoded by the coding sequence ATGGACAAGGCAAGGATATACCTGACCAGCTTATTTATGGTCTTTATATTGGTTGTGGCTTCATGTGCGCCTGTACAGGTGCAACCTCCGGTGAAACCGGCACGAATAGCTCTGGTACTTGGATCCGGATCGTCAAAGGGGTTTGCCCATATAGGAGTCCTTAAGATTTTAGAAAACAATCACATCCCGATTCATTTTATAGTCGGAACGAGCGCAGGCAGTTTTGTAGGGAGTTTTTACGCGTACGGCTACAATGCCTATCAACTGCAGAAGATAGCTTTTTCCGTCGAAAAAGGGGATATAATCGATCTGACTGTCCCAGACAATGGATTCATAAGGGGAGAAAGACTTGAGGGTTACATAAATAAGACGTTTAATAATACCCCTATAGAGAAACTGAGGATCCCTTTTTACGCGGTGGCAACAGACATACAGAGCGGACAGGAGGTTGTCTTTGGCAGGGGGAACACCGGCCAGGCAGTAAGGGCCAGCTGCTCAATACCGGGTATCTTCAGGCCGGTGTCAATCTCAGACAGGATGTATGTAGACGGAGGGGTCGTAAGTCCGGTCGCAGTTGATGCGGCAAGAAGGCTTGGCGCTGACATAGTGATTGCCGTGGATATATCCTCAGATGCCGGGGGGAAGCAGCCTGAAAGCACAATAGAAACCATACTGCAATCGATAGGCATTATGTACTCTAGACTTGCTTGCACGCAGCTTTTAAGAGCAGATGTAGTGATAGCGCCGAAGGTGGGGTACATAGCCTCGAGTGATTTCTCAAAAAGGCACGAGGCTATCCTTGAGGGTGAAAAGGCAGCGATCGAGGCATTGCCTAAAATTAAAGATCTAATCACCAGACTCAGACAAGAAGGAAGATTAGAATAG
- a CDS encoding class I SAM-dependent methyltransferase, giving the protein MTNRKFDPSHMTALDSEKRKEMLPVEKIIEAVDLPEGANIADIGCGTGYLTIPLARKSPQCQVFAVDIEPGMLSVLAERAKGLDNITIVHSTENDIPVADNILDIFFLVAVLHEFHNPEDFLKEIRRISRLEHYVVVVDWNEKKTDMGPPMHIRIPKDTAISLFRAHGYELAKEFAPSEYFYGLLFQRKK; this is encoded by the coding sequence GTGACTAATAGAAAATTTGATCCCTCTCACATGACGGCGCTGGATAGTGAAAAAAGAAAAGAGATGCTTCCGGTGGAGAAGATTATAGAGGCGGTTGATCTGCCGGAGGGGGCAAATATTGCAGATATCGGCTGCGGCACCGGGTATCTGACTATACCACTGGCCCGGAAGTCGCCGCAGTGTCAGGTTTTTGCGGTGGATATTGAACCCGGAATGCTTTCCGTCCTTGCGGAACGGGCTAAGGGTCTGGACAACATCACCATTGTACACTCGACCGAAAATGATATCCCTGTTGCAGATAACATACTGGACATCTTCTTTCTCGTAGCCGTACTTCATGAGTTCCATAATCCGGAAGATTTTTTAAAAGAAATAAGGCGCATCTCAAGGCTTGAACACTATGTTGTCGTGGTTGACTGGAACGAAAAAAAGACAGATATGGGGCCGCCCATGCATATCCGGATCCCGAAAGATACGGCCATTAGCCTTTTCAGGGCGCACGGCTATGAACTCGCCAAAGAATTTGCTCCCAGCGAGTATTTTTACGGGCTGTTATTCCAACGTAAAAAGTAA
- the thiC gene encoding phosphomethylpyrimidine synthase ThiC, protein MSMTLRETAVQGKITPAMKRCAQDEGVAAAEICKGIASGCMAIPANKNRKLKRFVGIGQGLKTKINANIGTSKDHVDIEYELKKLKVALSVGADAVMDLSTGGPIDEIRRVILKHCPVPLGTVPIYQAAVETVEKRKKSIVDMRVKDILQTIERQAEEGVDFMTVHCGITRESAARLKKAGRILGVVSRGGAFTLEWMEYNQKENPLYEHFDELLAIARAYDVTLSLGDGLRPGCLSDATDLGQIQELVVLGELTRRAWDAGVQVIIEGPGHMPMDQIAANVLLQKKLCFGAPFYVLGPLVTDIAPGYDHITGAIGGAIAAAAGADFLCYVTPAEHLKLPSLEDVKEGVVASRIAAHAADIVKKVPGALEADESMARSRSALDWQGQISLSIDPEKAKAYREEGGAYHGPTCTMCGEYCAIKVYKRAIRKQSSKRKK, encoded by the coding sequence ATGTCTATGACTCTCAGAGAAACGGCGGTCCAGGGGAAGATTACCCCGGCCATGAAAAGGTGCGCCCAGGATGAAGGCGTTGCTGCTGCGGAAATTTGCAAAGGCATCGCCTCCGGCTGTATGGCCATACCGGCCAACAAAAACCGCAAGTTGAAGCGATTTGTGGGCATTGGCCAGGGCCTTAAGACCAAAATCAATGCCAATATCGGCACTTCTAAAGACCACGTGGATATCGAATATGAATTGAAGAAACTAAAGGTGGCCCTTTCCGTGGGCGCCGATGCGGTGATGGATCTGAGCACCGGCGGGCCCATAGATGAGATCCGACGGGTGATACTGAAACACTGTCCGGTGCCGCTGGGCACTGTGCCCATCTATCAGGCAGCGGTGGAAACGGTGGAAAAGAGGAAGAAATCCATCGTGGACATGCGGGTGAAGGACATCCTGCAGACGATCGAGCGGCAGGCCGAGGAAGGCGTGGATTTTATGACCGTGCACTGCGGGATTACGCGGGAATCTGCGGCGCGGTTAAAAAAGGCCGGGCGCATCCTGGGCGTAGTGAGCCGGGGTGGGGCGTTTACCCTGGAATGGATGGAGTATAATCAGAAAGAGAATCCGCTTTATGAGCACTTTGATGAACTTCTGGCCATCGCCAGGGCCTATGATGTAACCCTTAGCTTAGGCGACGGACTGCGACCCGGATGTCTGTCCGACGCTACCGATCTCGGTCAGATACAGGAGCTGGTGGTTCTTGGAGAATTGACCCGAAGGGCCTGGGATGCCGGCGTCCAGGTTATCATCGAAGGCCCCGGACACATGCCCATGGATCAGATTGCGGCGAACGTGCTTCTTCAGAAAAAGCTATGTTTCGGCGCGCCGTTTTACGTCCTGGGGCCTCTGGTTACCGACATCGCCCCCGGTTATGACCATATCACCGGTGCCATTGGGGGCGCTATTGCGGCTGCGGCCGGAGCCGATTTTCTGTGTTATGTTACGCCTGCCGAGCATCTCAAGCTTCCCTCTCTGGAGGATGTTAAAGAAGGTGTGGTGGCCTCGCGGATTGCCGCTCATGCCGCCGATATTGTCAAGAAGGTCCCGGGGGCGCTGGAGGCGGACGAAAGCATGGCCCGGAGCCGTAGCGCCCTTGATTGGCAAGGGCAGATAAGCCTTTCTATTGATCCGGAGAAAGCTAAGGCCTACCGCGAGGAAGGCGGGGCCTATCACGGCCCGACCTGTACCATGTGCGGTGAGTACTGCGCCATTAAGGTCTATAAGCGGGCCATCAGGAAACAATCCTCAAAGAGAAAGAAATGA
- the thiD gene encoding bifunctional hydroxymethylpyrimidine kinase/phosphomethylpyrimidine kinase, which produces MKQILTVAGSDPGGGAGIQADLKTIAVLGGYGLSVITALTAQNTRGVQAVHPVPPDFVAAQMKSILSDIGADAVKTGMLANAGIISAVAARLKSCRIRKIVVDPVLLAGGGEALMEPAALPALKAELLPLAYVVTPNLAEAEVLSGLKVKRVADMEKAARAIAGLGPVNVLIKGGHLADDPVDVLFDGEGIYHFRAERVPGENKHGTGCAFSAALATFLAQGYELVDAVARAKSFVTLAIRSSFPIGRGAWPANPYAYVDREMSRYQVITALEKAVATLKGGQPVRHLIPEVQSNLGYALPLAEDESDVAAIPGRIIGIGDSVDTLAAPGFGASHHMARIILAVMRHDPAYRSAMNIRFGEDIIKKCRQLKWCVASFDRQKEPPDVKYKEGASLRWGIDIALEDAKKIPDIIYDCGDVGKEPMVRILGRDPEEVVSKLLMLV; this is translated from the coding sequence ATGAAACAAATTCTTACCGTAGCCGGATCCGATCCTGGCGGCGGCGCCGGCATCCAGGCCGACCTGAAGACGATTGCCGTCCTTGGCGGATATGGCTTGAGTGTTATCACCGCCCTGACCGCCCAGAATACACGAGGGGTACAGGCCGTCCATCCTGTGCCTCCGGACTTTGTGGCCGCGCAGATGAAGTCTATCCTCTCCGATATCGGCGCAGATGCCGTAAAGACCGGAATGCTGGCGAATGCCGGGATTATCTCGGCGGTTGCCGCCCGGCTCAAATCCTGCCGAATAAGAAAAATTGTCGTGGATCCGGTACTCCTGGCCGGAGGCGGTGAGGCGCTGATGGAACCTGCGGCGCTCCCTGCCCTCAAGGCAGAGCTACTTCCTCTGGCCTATGTGGTTACGCCTAACCTGGCTGAGGCCGAGGTCTTGAGCGGGCTAAAGGTGAAGAGAGTCGCTGACATGGAGAAGGCCGCTCGTGCCATAGCCGGATTGGGTCCGGTCAATGTCCTCATTAAGGGCGGGCACCTTGCAGACGATCCGGTCGATGTCCTTTTTGACGGTGAAGGCATTTATCATTTCCGGGCGGAAAGAGTCCCGGGCGAAAATAAACACGGCACCGGCTGCGCGTTTTCCGCGGCCTTGGCTACGTTTCTGGCCCAGGGTTATGAATTGGTCGATGCTGTAGCCAGGGCCAAGTCCTTTGTCACCCTGGCCATAAGGTCTTCTTTCCCGATCGGCAGGGGCGCCTGGCCGGCCAATCCTTATGCATACGTGGATAGAGAGATGTCCCGCTATCAGGTTATCACCGCCCTGGAGAAGGCGGTGGCAACGCTTAAAGGCGGCCAGCCTGTACGACATCTCATACCCGAAGTCCAGTCCAACCTCGGCTATGCCCTGCCTTTGGCTGAGGATGAAAGCGATGTTGCCGCTATACCGGGCCGGATTATCGGAATCGGGGATTCTGTGGATACGCTGGCCGCTCCAGGGTTCGGGGCTTCCCATCACATGGCCCGTATTATCCTGGCCGTCATGCGCCATGACCCTGCCTATCGTTCCGCCATGAATATTCGTTTCGGGGAAGATATCATAAAGAAATGCCGTCAATTGAAGTGGTGTGTGGCCTCTTTTGACCGGCAGAAAGAGCCCCCCGATGTTAAGTATAAGGAAGGGGCTTCTCTGAGATGGGGAATAGATATAGCCCTGGAGGATGCCAAGAAGATACCGGATATAATTTACGACTGCGGGGATGTGGGTAAAGAGCCTATGGTCCGCATCCTGGGCCGCGATCCGGAAGAAGTGGTCAGCAAGCTGCTGATGTTAGTCTGA